The following proteins are encoded in a genomic region of Blastopirellula marina:
- the cysC gene encoding adenylyl-sulfate kinase has protein sequence MEKVEITWHDHHVTRQDRESLNGHGGGVVWFTGLSGSGKSTVANAVDKKLHDLGIHTFLLDGDNVRHGLNASTKILEDAYDAEFAKRFGLGFGAEDRTENIRRIGAVAELFCQAGVLVLTAFVSPYRADRAAVRNVVEASGGAGDFIEVFVDTPLEVCEQRDPKGLYKKARAGELKGFTGIDDPYEAPELPEVHLAGGSAPPDQLADQVIARLRELGKLPQD, from the coding sequence ATGGAAAAAGTCGAGATTACTTGGCACGATCACCACGTTACCCGTCAGGATCGCGAATCGCTTAATGGACATGGTGGCGGCGTAGTGTGGTTCACTGGCCTAAGTGGTAGCGGAAAAAGCACCGTCGCCAATGCGGTCGATAAGAAGCTTCACGACCTGGGGATTCATACCTTTCTGCTCGATGGCGACAACGTCCGGCATGGTCTTAATGCGAGTACCAAGATCTTAGAAGATGCCTACGATGCTGAGTTCGCGAAACGATTCGGTCTTGGTTTCGGAGCAGAAGATCGCACGGAGAATATCCGACGGATCGGTGCCGTTGCTGAGCTTTTTTGCCAGGCAGGTGTGCTCGTGCTAACTGCCTTTGTCAGCCCGTATCGTGCCGATCGCGCGGCCGTACGAAATGTCGTCGAGGCCAGCGGAGGGGCAGGAGACTTCATCGAGGTCTTCGTTGATACGCCGCTAGAAGTCTGCGAACAGCGTGATCCCAAAGGGCTATACAAGAAAGCCCGCGCCGGGGAACTGAAAGGATTCACCGGTATTGATGATCCCTACGAAGCACCAGAATTACCAGAGGTCCATTTGGCAGGGGGCTCTGCGCCTCCCGACCAACTTGCCGATCAGGTGATTG